The nucleotide sequence AAGCTCATCCGCCTGGACGACGACGAGCAGCTGGTTGGCATCGCACGCATCGAGGCGCTGGGCGAGGACGAGGAGGAGTAGCAGGCACACTGCGACGCCCCTTCGCGTCCTGGCCCGGGCGCCCACCGGTTATTCACGCAAAGCTCTGGAGCGAACCCATGTCGCGAGTCTTCAACTTCAGCGCCGGTCCGGCGGTGCTGCCGGAGCCCGTGCTCCGGCAGGCCGCCGAGGAAATGCTCGACTGGCAGGGCAGTGGCATGTCCGTGATGGAGATGAGCCATCGCGGCAAGGAATTCGTCGGCATCGCCGCCCAGGCGGAGCAGGACCTGCGGGATCTGCTCGCGGTACCGGACAACTACAAGGTGCTGTTCCTGCAGGGTGGGGCGACGGGGCAGTTCGCCGCCGTCCCCCTCAACCTGCTTGGCGACAACGGCCGTGCCGACTACCTCGACACCGGGAGCTGGTCGAAGAAGGCCATCGCCGAGGCCCGCGGGCACGGGGAGGTCAACGTCGCCGCCGAGGGGGGCTCGGGCGACCCCATGAGCATCCCGGCCCCGGACGCGTGGCGGCTCGACCCGCAGGCAGCCTACGTCCACTACTGCGCCAACGAGACCATCACCGGCGTGGAGTTCCACGACATCCCCGAGACCGGCGAAGTGCCGCTGGTCTCGGACATGTCCTCCACCATCCTCTCGCGGCCGCTGGACGTCTCCCGCTTCGGCGTGATCTACGCTGGCGCCCAGAAGAACTTCGGGCCGGCGGGGCTGACCCTGGTGATCGTGCGCGAGGACCTGCTCGGCCGCGCCCGGCCCGGCACGCCGGCGATCTGGGACTGGGCCCGACAGGCCGAGGCGGACTCCATGCTCAACACCCCTGCCACCTACTCCTGGTACATCGCCGGGCTGGTGTTCCAGTGGCTGAAGCGCGAGGGCGGTCTGGAGGCCATGGCCGAGCACAACCGGCGCAAGGCGGAGAAGCTCTACGCCGCCATCGACGGCTCCGACTTCTATCGCAACCCCGTGGACCCGGCCTGTCGCTCCTGGATGAACGTGCCCTTCGTGCTGGCGGACAGCAGCCTGGACGGCGACTTCCTCGCCGAGGCCTCCGCCGCCGGCCTGAAGACGCTGAAGGGCCATCGGTCGGTGGGCGGCATGCGCGCCAGCCTCTACAACGCGATGCCCGAGGCGGGCGTGGACGCGCTGATCGACTTCATGCAGGACTTCGAGCGCCGCCGGGGCTGAACCGGCGGCTGCCGCGACCGGGAGGAACCCAATGTACAAGATCCTCACGCTGAACAACATCTCGGCCAAGGGCCTCGACCGGCTGCCGCGGGAGCTCTTCGAGGCCTCCTCCGAGATCCAGCATCCGGATGCCGTGCTGCTGCGCTCGGCGAAGCTCCACGACTGGCCGATCCCGGACACCCTCAAGGCGGTGGGCCGGGCCGGCGCCGGCGTGAACAACATCCCCGTCGAGGCCATGAGCCGGCGTGGCATTCCGGTGTTCAACGCGCCCGGGGCCAACGCCAACGCCGTCAAGGAGCTGGTGATCGCGGGCCTGTTCCTGGCGGCCCGCAATATCTGCCCGGCCTGGGACTTCGCCCGCCAGCTGCAGGGCAGCGACGCGGAGATGAACCAGCAGGCCGAGGCGGAGAAGAAGCGCTTCACCGGTTTCGAGCTGCCGGGACGGACCCTCGGCGTGATCGGACTCGGCGCCATCGGCGTCAACGTCGCCAATGCCGCGCGGGCGCTCGGCATGAACGTCATCGGCTACGACCCGGACATCACCGTGCGCAGCGCCTGGCGGCTGGAGGCCGCGGTGCGCCGGGCCCACAGCATCGACGAGGTGTTCGCCGAGTCGGACATGGTGACCCTGCACGTGCCCGAGACCGACACGACCCGCCACATGGTCAACGGCTCGCGCCTCGCCACGGCGCGCAAGGGGATGGTGCTGGTGAACTTCGCCCGCGCCGGGGTCGTGGACGTGGAGGCGGTGGCCGGCGCCCTGGACAGCGGCCGGCTGCACTCCTATATCTGCGATTTCCCGAGCAATGCGCTTAAAGGAAGGGACGACGTGGTCGCACTGCCGCACCTGGGGGCTTCCACCCACGAGGCGCAGGAGAACTGCGCCATCATGGTGGCCGATCAGGTGCGGGACTTCCTCGAGACCGGCAACGTGGTCAATTCGGTGAACTTCCCGGAGCTGGTGCTGCCGCGCAACGGCAGCGGCGACCGACTGACGGTGGTGAACGCCAATGTGCCGAACATGCTCGGGCAGATCTCCACGGCCGTCGCCGAGGCCGGGCTCAACATCGACGACATGGTCAACAAGTCCCGCGGAGACATCGCCTACACGGTCACCGATGTCGCCGGCCGCATCCCCGCCGAGGTGGTGGAGCGGCTGCGTGGCATCGAGGGGGTGCTGAGCGTGCGGGTGATCGAGTAACGACGCAGCGGGGGGAGAGGGGAACGCGGTGAGCGACGACGATGCCCTGCAGAGCGTACGGGCGCGCATCGACGAGATCGATGAGCAGCTGCTGCGCCTGATCAACGAGCGCGCCGAGGCGGCGCGCGAGGTGGCGCGCATCAAGCGCGAGGCCGGCGACGCCGGTGACTTCTACCGCCCGGCGCGGGAGGTGGAGGTGCTGCGGCGCATGCGCGAGGCCAACGCCGGTCCGCTGCCGGATGCCGACGTCACCCGGCTGTTCCGCGAGATCATGTCCGCCTGCCTGGCCCTGCAGCGGCCGCTCACGGTGGCGTTCCTCGGGCCCGAGGGCACCTTCACCCAGGAGGCGGCGATCAAGCACTTCGGCCACGGCGTCAAGAGCCTGCCACTGGATGGGATCGACGCCGTCTTCCGCGAGGTGGAGTCGGGCTCGGCGGAGTACGGGGTGGTGCCGGTGGAGAACTCCACCGAGGGCGTGGTCTCCCACACGCTGGACCGCTTCCTGAACTCCTCGCTGCACATCGTCGGCGAGGTGGAGCTGCCGGTGCGGCACAACCTGGCCACGCTGGCCGAGGACCCGTCCACCGTGCAGCGCGTCTACTCGCATCAGCAGGGGCTGGCGCAGTGCCGCGTGTGGCTCGACACCAACCTGCCGAGGGCGGAGCGCATCGCCGTCTCGAGCACGGCGGAAGCGGCCCGCCTGGCCGCCGAGGATCCCACCGCCGCCGCCCTGGCCTCGGATGCGGCCGCCGAGCGCTACGGCCTCGGCGTGCGCTACCCCTCGGTGCAGGATGGCGCGGCGAACACCACGCGCTTCCTCGTCCTCGGCGAGCAGTCGCCGCCGCCGTCCGGCGAGGACAAGACCTCCATCGTCGTGGCCCGCGAGAACCGCCCCGGCGGCCTCGCCGGCCTGCTGGCGCCGCTCGCCCGCTACGGGCTGAACATGACGCGGCTGGAGTCCCGGCCCTCGCGCCAGGGCATGTGGGAGTACGTCTTCTTCATCGACATCCTCGGCCACGCCGAGGACCCGACCCTGAAGCGCGCCCTCGGCGAGATGCAGCAGCTGGCGAGTCTGCTGAAGATTCTGGGCTCCTACCCCCGGGCCGCGCATTAGCGCGGCCCGGGGGAGTTGCAAGTTGCAAGTGGCAAGTTTCAAGCGGGATATCAGCGTAGGTCGTGCAGCGCGTAGCGCTGTGCGACG is from Spiribacter halobius and encodes:
- the serC gene encoding 3-phosphoserine/phosphohydroxythreonine transaminase, yielding MSRVFNFSAGPAVLPEPVLRQAAEEMLDWQGSGMSVMEMSHRGKEFVGIAAQAEQDLRDLLAVPDNYKVLFLQGGATGQFAAVPLNLLGDNGRADYLDTGSWSKKAIAEARGHGEVNVAAEGGSGDPMSIPAPDAWRLDPQAAYVHYCANETITGVEFHDIPETGEVPLVSDMSSTILSRPLDVSRFGVIYAGAQKNFGPAGLTLVIVREDLLGRARPGTPAIWDWARQAEADSMLNTPATYSWYIAGLVFQWLKREGGLEAMAEHNRRKAEKLYAAIDGSDFYRNPVDPACRSWMNVPFVLADSSLDGDFLAEASAAGLKTLKGHRSVGGMRASLYNAMPEAGVDALIDFMQDFERRRG
- the pheA gene encoding prephenate dehydratase; amino-acid sequence: MSDDDALQSVRARIDEIDEQLLRLINERAEAAREVARIKREAGDAGDFYRPAREVEVLRRMREANAGPLPDADVTRLFREIMSACLALQRPLTVAFLGPEGTFTQEAAIKHFGHGVKSLPLDGIDAVFREVESGSAEYGVVPVENSTEGVVSHTLDRFLNSSLHIVGEVELPVRHNLATLAEDPSTVQRVYSHQQGLAQCRVWLDTNLPRAERIAVSSTAEAARLAAEDPTAAALASDAAAERYGLGVRYPSVQDGAANTTRFLVLGEQSPPPSGEDKTSIVVARENRPGGLAGLLAPLARYGLNMTRLESRPSRQGMWEYVFFIDILGHAEDPTLKRALGEMQQLASLLKILGSYPRAAH
- a CDS encoding phosphoglycerate dehydrogenase, producing MYKILTLNNISAKGLDRLPRELFEASSEIQHPDAVLLRSAKLHDWPIPDTLKAVGRAGAGVNNIPVEAMSRRGIPVFNAPGANANAVKELVIAGLFLAARNICPAWDFARQLQGSDAEMNQQAEAEKKRFTGFELPGRTLGVIGLGAIGVNVANAARALGMNVIGYDPDITVRSAWRLEAAVRRAHSIDEVFAESDMVTLHVPETDTTRHMVNGSRLATARKGMVLVNFARAGVVDVEAVAGALDSGRLHSYICDFPSNALKGRDDVVALPHLGASTHEAQENCAIMVADQVRDFLETGNVVNSVNFPELVLPRNGSGDRLTVVNANVPNMLGQISTAVAEAGLNIDDMVNKSRGDIAYTVTDVAGRIPAEVVERLRGIEGVLSVRVIE